A window from Roseburia sp. 499 encodes these proteins:
- a CDS encoding Ppx/GppA phosphatase family protein — protein MVDCQEEQRSSLSITYSASNDLADKRKEQTMKITTFAAIYIGSYEVSLKVFEISARRKIRPIDYVRSRVELGRDAYTKGIIGYELVEELCDVLKEFHTIMEGYKVDAYEAYAGNVIRDVSNELFILDQIRLRTQLKVTVLSNSEHRFMGYKSLAAMPEFEEMIQKGAAVVDVGGGSMQITLFWKGNAITTQHIVLGIMRIREKLSGIENLVSHYENQIQELIDKELEIFKRLYLPKKDIKYVIVMGDYISEIVKGVSKKEADGSIETERFVKLLNKLNKKSPEEIAKELNLTNEHDQLILPSVVLYKRLAEAVNAPYIWVPGVNISDGIVYDYAEKHNMIRYEHDFDEDVLSAARNLSERYQGYSTHTEAVMNMTGTIFDAMKKVHGMKNRERLLLQTAAMLHDCGRYISLVNQGECSYQIIMASEIIGMTHLEREIVASTVKYNSQPLPPYEQMMDKMDQESYMIVAKLAAILKIANAMDRSHKEKFKNVKAVLREKELLITVEAMESIVLEKGLFSTYADSFEEIFSVKPTIKEKRVFQ, from the coding sequence ATGGTGGATTGTCAGGAAGAACAGCGCAGCAGTTTATCAATTACTTACTCGGCAAGCAATGACTTAGCCGATAAGAGAAAGGAACAGACAATGAAAATCACAACATTTGCAGCAATTTACATTGGTTCTTATGAAGTTAGTTTAAAGGTATTTGAAATTTCTGCCCGTAGGAAAATACGCCCTATTGATTATGTGCGAAGCAGGGTGGAATTAGGCAGGGATGCCTATACCAAAGGAATTATTGGATATGAATTGGTAGAGGAACTCTGTGATGTATTGAAGGAATTTCATACCATTATGGAAGGATATAAGGTAGATGCTTATGAAGCATATGCAGGAAATGTTATTCGTGATGTAAGTAATGAATTGTTTATTTTGGATCAGATTCGTCTTCGTACCCAGTTGAAGGTAACCGTGCTCAGTAACTCGGAGCATCGGTTTATGGGCTATAAGTCTCTGGCAGCCATGCCTGAATTTGAAGAGATGATACAAAAGGGGGCAGCTGTTGTAGATGTAGGTGGTGGCAGCATGCAGATTACTTTGTTCTGGAAAGGAAATGCCATTACTACTCAGCATATTGTACTGGGAATTATGCGTATCCGTGAAAAATTGTCCGGTATCGAGAATTTAGTTTCTCATTACGAAAATCAGATACAGGAATTGATTGATAAAGAACTGGAGATTTTTAAACGATTATATTTGCCGAAAAAGGACATAAAATATGTCATTGTAATGGGAGATTATATTAGCGAAATTGTAAAAGGGGTATCAAAAAAAGAAGCAGACGGAAGTATTGAGACAGAACGTTTTGTAAAACTTTTGAATAAGTTGAATAAAAAATCTCCGGAAGAAATTGCAAAGGAACTGAATCTCACAAATGAACATGACCAGTTGATTCTTCCTTCTGTAGTATTATATAAGCGTTTGGCAGAGGCTGTAAATGCACCGTATATCTGGGTACCTGGAGTAAATATCAGCGATGGTATTGTCTATGATTATGCAGAAAAGCATAATATGATTCGTTACGAACATGATTTTGATGAAGATGTTCTTTCCGCAGCGCGAAATTTGTCAGAACGTTATCAAGGCTATTCCACTCATACAGAGGCAGTAATGAATATGACGGGAACTATTTTTGATGCTATGAAAAAGGTACATGGGATGAAGAATAGAGAGAGACTTTTGTTGCAGACAGCGGCTATGCTTCATGACTGTGGAAGATACATAAGTTTAGTGAATCAGGGGGAATGTTCCTATCAGATTATTATGGCATCTGAAATTATCGGCATGACGCATTTGGAACGGGAAATTGTAGCAAGTACAGTAAAATATAATTCTCAACCATTGCCGCCTTATGAACAGATGATGGATAAGATGGATCAGGAGAGTTATATGATTGTGGCAAAGTTAGCAGCTATATTGAAAATTGCCAATGCCATGGACCGGAGTCATAAAGAGAAGTTTAAAAATGTGAAAGCAGTTTTGCGTGAAAAAGAGTTGCTTATTACTGTTGAAGCAATGGAAAGTATTGTGCTGGAAAAGGGATTATTCTCTACTTATGCAGATTCCTTTGAAGAAATTTTTAGTGTAAAACCAACGATAAAAGAAAAGAGAGTTTTCCAATAA
- a CDS encoding bifunctional chorismate mutase/prephenate dehydratase, with amino-acid sequence MKDLIKIREEIDKIDSEIIELYEKRMELTTEVAEYKISTGKQVLDKKRENEKLDRAEAQVRDEKNRYGVRELFEQIMAMSRKRQYQLLVSQGLGEKIEFERVDKLPFENGKIVYQGVEGAYSQIAMQEYFGKDVDSFHVDTWRDAMEAIKNGEADYAVLPIENSSAGIVSENYDLLVEYEHYIAAEQTVKVESALLGVPGAEMSDITCVYSHPQSFLQSVDFLNEHKDWEQIRLINNAVSAKKVSEEGKKNQAAIASPINAELYGLKILKERVNYSAENSTRFIIVTGKKVYTKDANKISICFEIPHESGSLYRMLSHFIFNNINMVKIESRPIKDKSFEYRFFVEFEGKLTDGAVQNALKGLSEEASAVKILGNY; translated from the coding sequence ATGAAAGATTTAATAAAGATTAGAGAAGAAATTGATAAAATAGACAGCGAGATTATAGAATTATATGAAAAACGTATGGAATTGACTACAGAGGTAGCGGAATATAAAATTTCAACCGGGAAACAGGTACTGGATAAAAAAAGAGAAAATGAAAAATTAGACAGAGCAGAAGCGCAGGTACGGGATGAGAAGAACCGTTATGGAGTAAGAGAACTGTTTGAACAGATTATGGCTATGAGCCGTAAGCGGCAGTATCAGCTTTTGGTTAGTCAGGGCCTTGGCGAAAAGATAGAGTTTGAGCGGGTAGACAAACTTCCTTTTGAAAATGGTAAAATCGTATATCAAGGAGTAGAGGGGGCTTATAGCCAGATTGCAATGCAGGAATATTTTGGAAAGGATGTCGACAGCTTTCATGTAGATACCTGGAGAGATGCCATGGAAGCAATTAAAAATGGAGAAGCAGATTATGCGGTACTTCCCATTGAAAATTCTTCTGCCGGAATTGTAAGTGAGAATTATGATTTGTTGGTAGAATACGAACACTACATAGCAGCAGAGCAGACGGTTAAGGTAGAAAGTGCTTTGTTGGGAGTGCCGGGAGCAGAAATGTCTGATATTACTTGCGTCTATTCTCATCCGCAATCCTTTTTACAAAGTGTAGATTTTTTGAATGAGCATAAAGATTGGGAACAGATTCGTCTGATTAATAATGCAGTTTCAGCTAAAAAAGTTAGTGAAGAGGGGAAGAAGAATCAGGCGGCAATTGCAAGTCCTATCAATGCGGAACTTTATGGACTTAAGATTTTAAAAGAACGGGTAAATTACAGTGCAGAAAATAGCACGCGTTTTATTATTGTAACAGGGAAAAAGGTTTATACCAAAGATGCAAATAAAATAAGTATTTGTTTTGAAATTCCACATGAAAGTGGGTCTTTGTATCGTATGTTGTCTCATTTTATTTTCAATAACATCAATATGGTGAAGATTGAATCACGTCCGATAAAGGACAAGAGCTTTGAGTATCGTTTCTTTGTAGAGTTTGAAGGGAAACTTACAGATGGGGCTGTGCAAAATGCGTTAAAAGGATTAAGTGAAGAGGCAAGTGCTGTAAAGATATTAGGAAATTATTAG
- a CDS encoding DUF5050 domain-containing protein — protein sequence MKKSTKRFIWILIIIVILIIIGISIFFHLQNRTRFNPTNVSGNTAGNYYNAGLFCEHNGMVYFSNPYDDYSLYEMTPQGTEAHQLCTDKVSFINADDNYVYYVRDNLKKSRSDSSFAFITYAANSLCRINHNGKQSVILDNDPSLYAALSGNYIYYIHYDKETASTLYKVKIDGTEKQKLNSSPLLLSPAANGTLCYNGLDSNHNIWSWNSASDTSSLLYEGNCWNPIDDGSYIYFMDCTNDYHLTRIEKNSQEKTDISECRIDCYNVYGDYVYYQKADIDNEIYELCRKGLDASSKEEVIAEGIYSDINITSNYVYFRNFRNQDEFFQTPTNEAINVEKFTFENE from the coding sequence ATGAAAAAAAGTACAAAGCGTTTTATCTGGATATTAATTATTATCGTTATTTTGATAATTATTGGTATTTCTATTTTTTTCCACTTACAAAACCGCACTCGTTTCAATCCTACAAATGTTTCCGGAAATACTGCCGGAAATTATTACAATGCCGGACTATTCTGTGAGCATAATGGTATGGTGTATTTCTCCAATCCCTATGATGACTATAGCCTTTATGAAATGACTCCTCAGGGAACAGAAGCTCACCAGTTATGTACAGACAAAGTCTCTTTTATCAATGCTGACGATAACTATGTTTACTATGTTCGTGATAATTTAAAAAAATCACGTTCTGATTCCTCGTTTGCTTTTATCACATATGCTGCCAACAGCCTATGTCGAATAAATCACAATGGCAAACAAAGCGTTATCTTAGATAATGACCCCTCTCTCTATGCTGCATTATCCGGGAATTACATTTATTACATACACTATGATAAAGAAACTGCTTCTACCTTGTACAAAGTAAAAATAGATGGTACAGAAAAACAGAAACTAAATTCTTCTCCTCTTCTGCTTTCTCCTGCCGCAAATGGAACACTATGCTATAATGGCTTAGACTCAAATCACAACATTTGGTCATGGAATTCGGCAAGTGATACCTCTTCCCTTCTCTATGAGGGAAATTGTTGGAATCCTATTGATGATGGTTCCTATATTTATTTTATGGATTGCACTAACGACTATCATCTTACCAGAATAGAAAAAAATAGTCAGGAAAAAACAGATATTTCAGAATGCCGGATAGACTGCTATAATGTCTATGGCGACTATGTTTATTATCAGAAAGCTGATATAGATAATGAAATATATGAGCTCTGCCGGAAAGGTCTGGATGCTTCATCCAAAGAGGAAGTAATTGCAGAAGGTATCTACTCTGATATTAACATCACTTCCAATTATGTATATTTCCGAAATTTCAGAAATCAGGATGAATTTTTCCAAACCCCAACCAACGAAGCTATTAACGTAGAAAAATTTACATTTGAGAACGAATAA
- a CDS encoding ATP-binding protein codes for MKSTKDLILYKEFDSEEVFYDVTWIIENYENDYYNKEDVRALWYECFHELIELSASHGFEGNLWHNYLTYLLVNNENAYSKACEIKGKVEGSINQLALHDFGIFRELFEFDLKQIEVVLGTDCMPILENYTRTEGTGKIFNHRIRDRICNLSRRLEETESAEEFKDAVTEFYKDFGVGKLGLHKAFRIEHGEQEAKIVPITNIAHVHLDDLVGYELAKQKLIDNTEAFVNGKQANNCLMFGDAGTGKSTSIKAIINQYYDQGLRMIEVYKHQFQDLNSVIAQIKNRNYKFIIYMDDLSFEEFEIEYKYLKAVIEGGLEKKPDNVLIYATSNRRHLVREKFSDKEEHNDDLHTNDTVQEKLSLVARFGVTIYFGAPNKKEFQNIVKTLAKKYQVHLPEEELLAEANKWELSHGGLSGRTAQQFINYLLGKQ; via the coding sequence ATGAAAAGCACAAAGGATTTGATTTTATATAAGGAATTCGATTCAGAAGAGGTATTCTATGATGTTACATGGATTATAGAAAATTATGAGAATGACTATTACAACAAAGAAGATGTAAGAGCATTGTGGTACGAATGTTTTCATGAATTGATAGAATTGTCGGCAAGTCATGGATTTGAAGGAAATCTTTGGCATAATTACCTAACCTATCTTTTGGTAAATAACGAAAATGCCTATAGTAAGGCATGCGAGATTAAGGGGAAAGTAGAAGGAAGTATTAATCAATTGGCATTGCATGATTTCGGTATTTTTAGAGAATTATTTGAATTTGATTTAAAGCAGATAGAAGTTGTACTGGGAACAGATTGTATGCCGATTTTGGAGAACTACACCAGAACAGAAGGAACCGGAAAGATTTTTAATCATCGTATCCGAGACCGTATTTGTAATTTGAGCAGACGTTTGGAAGAAACAGAAAGTGCAGAAGAATTTAAGGATGCAGTGACTGAGTTTTATAAGGACTTTGGAGTAGGAAAACTTGGACTGCATAAGGCATTCCGCATTGAACATGGTGAACAGGAAGCAAAGATTGTACCAATTACCAATATTGCACATGTACATCTTGATGACCTGGTAGGATATGAACTTGCAAAACAAAAACTCATTGATAATACAGAGGCTTTTGTAAATGGAAAGCAGGCAAATAACTGCCTGATGTTTGGTGATGCAGGAACTGGAAAGTCTACCAGTATTAAGGCAATTATCAATCAATATTACGACCAGGGATTGCGTATGATTGAGGTGTACAAGCATCAGTTTCAGGATTTGAATTCAGTAATTGCACAAATTAAGAATCGAAATTATAAATTTATCATATATATGGATGATTTGTCTTTCGAAGAATTTGAAATCGAATACAAATATTTGAAAGCAGTGATTGAAGGAGGTTTGGAGAAAAAGCCGGATAATGTGCTGATTTATGCAACTTCCAACAGACGACATCTGGTGCGTGAAAAATTCAGTGATAAAGAGGAACATAATGATGACTTACATACCAATGATACGGTGCAAGAAAAATTGTCATTGGTGGCAAGGTTTGGCGTTACCATTTACTTTGGTGCTCCAAATAAGAAAGAATTCCAGAATATTGTAAAGACTCTGGCGAAGAAATATCAGGTTCATCTGCCAGAAGAAGAACTTCTGGCAGAAGCGAATAAATGGGAATTGAGTCATGGTGGATTGTCAGGAAGAACAGCGCAGCAGTTTATCAATTACTTACTCGGCAAGCAATGA